DNA sequence from the Desulfomicrobium escambiense DSM 10707 genome:
CGCCGGCGCCCTGAACACCCGCCTGACCGCCCGCCCGTCGCTCTCGGCCTGGCTGCACAAGGGCGCAGGGGCCATCCTCATGCTGCTCGGTCTGCGCCTGCTCTGGGCCGACCGCTAGCAGGCCGCCGTTTTGGGGCGGCCCGCGAATTTCGAATTTTCCAATACGCCAGCCTGACCACAAAAAAACGGGCCCGAGGGCCCGTTTCGCGGTGCGTCCAAAAACCTACATCCAGCGTTTCCTGGCCAGGACCAGCCACGCCAGGAGGCAGCCGCTCAGCGTCACCCCGGACACGATGGCAAAGGCGTAAGGGGAGTCCTGGAACGGGGTGACGATGTTCATCCCGTAGACGCCGCTGATGATGTTGGGGATCATCAAAATGATGGTGAACCCCGTCAGGAACTTCATGACCATGTTCATGTTGTTGGAGATGATCGAGGCGAAGGCGTCCATGGTCCCCGACAGGATGTCGCTGTGGATCTTGGACATTTCGATGGCCTGCCTGTTTTCGGTGATCGCGTCCTCGAGCAGATCGGTCTGGTCTTCCGTCAACTGGATGAGCCGCATCCGCAGGACCTTGTCCATGATGATGTCGTTGGCCTTGAGTGACGTCGTGAAGTAGACGAGGCTCTTTTCGATGCCCAGCAGTTCGATCAGCTCCTCGTTGCGCATGGACTGTTGCAGGCGATGTTCGATGACATCGGAACGACGGATGATGTCCTTGAGATAGCGCAGGTAGATGAGCGAGGTGCGCTGCATCAGGTGGATCAGGAAACGTATGCGGTCGGCCGTGTCGACGATGCGCGTGCGTCCGTTCAGGATGGCCGTGGCCAGATCCTGCTGGGAACGCGAGACGGTGACGACCGCCGTGGGCGTGATGATGACGCCGATGGGCATGGTCAGGAAGGGTATTCTCGAATCGGACACGTTCTCGACCGGCACGCGCAGGACGACGAGCATCACTCCGTCCTCGAACTCCAGGCGGGCGCGCTCATCGGCGTCCAGGGGGTCGGTCAGGTGGTCCAGGGATACGCCCAGGAGGACGGATATGCGCTGCAGTTCCTCCTGCGAGGGGTTGATCATGTTGATCCAGCAGTCGGCGTCCAGGTGCTCCTGGGGGACGAGACGTCCTTCAATGGTTTTGTTGATGATGATCATGGCGTGACTCCATGCCGTGGTTGAAAGTGCCTTCGTGCAGGCGCGACGGGAAAGCCCCGACGCGGTCAAAAGCCGGAAACCAAAGCAAGAGTCACGAGAACGGGTCCGCGGCGCGACCCGCGGCAGGCAAGGCCCGACCGGTCCGGGCAAAAAAATGCCGGAAGGCCAGGCGACGGGAAAGAAAGATTGAAAACATGCTCCACCTGCCGGAACGCCGAGGCTCCGTCAGGCGGCCTGATCAGGCTCGGGGACGGGGGGCTCGGCAGAAAAAATTGAAATGTCGGAAGCAGGGCCTAGGGCCGCAACTGTCGCCAGAATCCACTGTCTGTTCTCCTGTTCATTCGTCCGGGCGAAATGCCCGGATCTTCATACGTGAGACGCTCAGCCTTTACGCTTGCCAGGGCCAAAAAGCAATGCCAAAGGCGCCGCCGAACCCCCGGCAATCCTTTATCATTTTTTTATGCTTCGGCAGGCGAGAGACATGGACGCCCTACGAGAGCGCGCGGCCCTGACCCACCAGGAATTCGTCAATCATTTCCCTGTGAAGCTGAACCGACGCATGCTCCTGCTCTCGGTGGTCACGATCGTCTTTCTGCCCCGGGAGGGGGGGGCCGGACGGGACTCTTCGGCATCACCGTGGGTGGAATTCCAGGAGCGCAGAGCTCCATGGGGTTTACGCTTTCTGCTCGGGAACAGTGGCGGTGGGCATCGTTCTCGTCTTCAAGCTCGACCGCCGACGCTGAAAAAAAAAGAGACGATTGATCACTCCAAGCATGGATAGGAGCGCGGCGCCACCATGACGCGCACGCAACGGAACTGATCAATCGTCTCGTCAGGCATGTAGCATCACTGCGCCACGCTGCGCAAGTTCAGGGATGTGAATTTCGCGCCGGCCCTGCCGCATCGAAATAGCCGCTGACTGCGCTCATGCAGCGCACCGTACTGGATGGAAAGCCCATGCCGTGAAGCGTGCCGATCAGCTGTTCAATCACGTGCCTGGGCAGTGACGCGGCTGCCACATGCAGTTCATAACAGTCCGTGTCGCTGACGCGCAGGCGAAACGGTGCGTCAGCGAACCCGGCCTGATGCAGAATGCCCTCCACAACCCGCTCGCCCTCGGCCAGGCGCGCCAGCAGGCCCGGTTCGGGAGGCATCCCGTAGGGAAGTCTGGTCAGCAGGCAGGCCCGGGACTGCTGGTCGTTCCATTCCAGACCCGTCTGCCGGCCGAGCCGACGGATGTCGTCCTTGGTCAGGCCCGCCTCGGCCAGGGGGGACAGGACGCCGAGTTCCCGCAGGGCGCGCAGGCCGGGCCTGAACTGCGCCGCGTCCGAGGCGTTGGACCCGTCGCACAACGCCCCGCGGGCGCAATCCGCGATCCGACGGAACAGGAAAGACTTGCAGGCGTAGCAACGCTCCCTGTGGCCGGCCGCGACCTCGGGCAGGACCAGGGGGTCGAGGTCCAGGACGCGCGCCGAAAGTTCCTGACGCCGAGCCCAGCGCAGGGCGTAGGCGGTTTCGGCCGGCGCCACGTGGGGGCCCCGCACGTGGACTAGTTCCGGGACCGTGCCGGCCCGCAGGGCCGCGTGCGCCAGAAAACGGCTGTCCACGCCCCCGGAGAGGGCCACGGTCAGCTCGCCCAGGCCGCGCAGGCGCTCCAGGAGCACATCCCATCGCCGCGCGGCATCGTCCTGCGGCGCCAGCCCCGCGTTTGTGCACGCATCCGTCATGACCGTCTCCCCTTCCCTCCCGGAACGATAATCCGTACAAAACCCGCATGAACACAGCCCCTGTCATCCATGAAGTCGACGCCGGTGACTTCCGGGTCCGCGGCGTCCTCCTCCAGGGCTCCAGGCGCAGCCTCGTCTGGGACGCCCTGACCCATCCCGACGACATGGCCCCGTTCGCCAGGGCCTGCGCGGACGCGCCGCCCATCGTGGTCTACAGCCACGCGGACTGGGATCACATCCAGGGCACGAGCGCCTTCGCCTCCCCACTGATCATCGCCCAGCGGGCGGCCGTCAAGCGCTTTCAGACCGAGGCCCCGGCGGCCCTGTCCGAACTTCGGGGCGCGGACCCCGGAAAGTGGGACGCCGTACGGCTGCTGCCCCCGGACATCACCTTCGAGCGCAGCCTGGACCTCGACCTCGGCGGCGTCACCGTCTCCCTGCGGGCCCTTCCCGGCCACACGCCCGACGCCATCGTGGCCTTGGTGCCGGAATTGGACCTCCTGCTGGCCGGGGACACCGTCGAACTGCCCTGCCCCTGCGTGCCCCGCGGGTGCGACCTCGACGGCTGGATCGACGAGCTCGAACGCTGGCGCGCGGACACGCGGGTCCGTACCGTCATCCCCTCGCACGGCCCGTGCGGCGGCACGGAGGTCATCAAGCGGACCCTGGCCTACCTCGACGGCCTGCGCCGCAGCCGGCCCCTGCCGCTTTCGCCGGACGCCGCGCCCTTCTATGTCTCAACCCACCGGGACAACCTGCGCAATTGCAATCTGAGCCGTTGAATCGTATGCATCACGCGGACATGCAACCGCGAAAAAGGAGTGCCCGATGAAGGTCGTCTTTCACCTGGACCTGGACGAGGAAAAAATTCTGCGCATCGCCCTGACCAACATGGAAAACCTGCGCGCGGCCAAGCCCGAGGCCCGCATCAACCTCGTGGTCAACGGCCCGGCGGTGAAATTCTTCCGCGCCGACTTCGCGGAAGAGCACGTCAACCGCGTCAAGGGTCTGCTGGACAAAGGCGTGATGATCTTCGTCTGCCAGAACGCCCTGCGCGCCTTCGACATCCCCGAAGACGCCCTCTGCCCTGGCTGTTCCCCCATCCCGGCCGGCGTCGTCGCCCTGATCAAACTCCAGCAGCAGGGCTGCGCCTACATCAAGCCGTAAATTCCGCGAATTCACAGCGAGACCGTGGAAAGACATGGATTCCCGCCTGCGCGGGAATGACGAAGCGCACGTCCGCCATGCCTCCGCGTCATCCCCGTGACGTCGGAAACAACACTCTCTTTTTTTTTCAGCGCGACTAACTTTTCTGTTGACTTCCCCCCTCATAACCCCATAAAAAGTTCATCAAGACAAACTTTTTACGGAGTCAGCATGAATTTCGACCTTCTCGTCACCTTAGGCGTCATTGTCGTCGCAGGGGTATACCTGGCCTCCCGCTTCCGGAAGAAGAGCGGCGGGTGTTGCGGCTGTTCGGGCTGCTCCGGGGAGATCCAGCCCAGGCCCGACGGCTCGTGCCCATCCCGCAAGGACTGACCGCAGCCCCATGACAATCAGCCTCTCGTCGCAGAGGCCTTTTTTTTACGCACATAGTTAGTCATATCTAATTCAGGAGTTCCCGTGTTCCTCTCCATCCCTCTCAGACACATGCAGGAAAACCAGTCCGGCACCATCCTTTCCGTCAGCGCGACGGGCGAGCTGGGGCGGCGCATCCGCGACATGGGCCTCGTGCCCGGAACCGCCGTGACCATCGTCGGCCGCGCGCCTCTCAAGGACCCCGTAGCCCTGCGCCTGCGCGACTTCACCCTGACGCTTCGCAACAACGAGGCCGACCTGATCACCGTCCGCGTCGGCGAAAACGGAGAGACCCTGCAATGAACGCGACCATGGCCCTCATGGGCAACCCCAATTCCGGCAAGACGACCCTCTTCAACAACCTGACCGGCGCGCGGCAGCACGTAGGCAACTACCCCGGCATCACCGTGGAGAAGCGCGAAGGACGGCTGCGGATCGAGGACCTGGATATCACCGTGGTCGACCTGCCCGGCACCTACTCCCTGACGGCCTACACCCAGGACGAGCTGGTGGCCCGCAACTTCCTGGTGGACACCAACCCCGACGCAGTGGTCACGGTCCTCGACGCGACCAACCTGGAGCGCTCCCTCTATCTCGTGCTCCAGATCCTGGAGCTCGGCACGCCGACCATCATCGCCCTGAACATGATGGACGAGGTCCGCCGCAAGGGCGTGACCATCGACACGAAACGTCTGGCCGCCCTGCTGGGGACCCCCATCCTGGAGATGGTCGCCCGCACGGGCGAAGGCCGGGACAGCCTGCTCGCAGAGGCCCGCAAGGCCATGCGCGACAGGGCGCCGCACCCGGGCCTGCGCATCTCCTACGGCTACGACCTGGACGAAACCCTGGACCGCATGCAGGCCCTCATCGAATCCTCGAATTTCCTGGAAGGCCGCTACCCCGCCCGCTGGATCGGACTCAAGTACCTCGAGAACGACGCCGAGGTCATGGCCCAGGGCGCGGCGTCGCCCCAGGTGCACGACCGCCTGCGAAAAATGGCCGCCGGCCTGGCAGAGCACTGCCGCAAGACCCTCGACACTGACCCCGAGGCCATCATCGCCGACTACCGCTACGGCTTCATCGCCGCGCTGCTGAAAGACGGCGTGATCACGCGGCCCACGACCCAGGCCCGCTTCGACCTGACGGACAGGCTCGACAGCGTCCTGACCAACCGCCTGGCCGGCCCGGTGCTCATGTTCGCCATCATCTACGGCATGTTTCAGCTGACCTTCGCTCTGG
Encoded proteins:
- a CDS encoding MBL fold metallo-hydrolase, with product MNTAPVIHEVDAGDFRVRGVLLQGSRRSLVWDALTHPDDMAPFARACADAPPIVVYSHADWDHIQGTSAFASPLIIAQRAAVKRFQTEAPAALSELRGADPGKWDAVRLLPPDITFERSLDLDLGGVTVSLRALPGHTPDAIVALVPELDLLLAGDTVELPCPCVPRGCDLDGWIDELERWRADTRVRTVIPSHGPCGGTEVIKRTLAYLDGLRRSRPLPLSPDAAPFYVSTHRDNLRNCNLSR
- a CDS encoding DsrE family protein encodes the protein MKVVFHLDLDEEKILRIALTNMENLRAAKPEARINLVVNGPAVKFFRADFAEEHVNRVKGLLDKGVMIFVCQNALRAFDIPEDALCPGCSPIPAGVVALIKLQQQGCAYIKP
- a CDS encoding magnesium transporter CorA family protein codes for the protein MIIINKTIEGRLVPQEHLDADCWINMINPSQEELQRISVLLGVSLDHLTDPLDADERARLEFEDGVMLVVLRVPVENVSDSRIPFLTMPIGVIITPTAVVTVSRSQQDLATAILNGRTRIVDTADRIRFLIHLMQRTSLIYLRYLKDIIRRSDVIEHRLQQSMRNEELIELLGIEKSLVYFTTSLKANDIIMDKVLRMRLIQLTEDQTDLLEDAITENRQAIEMSKIHSDILSGTMDAFASIISNNMNMVMKFLTGFTIILMIPNIISGVYGMNIVTPFQDSPYAFAIVSGVTLSGCLLAWLVLARKRWM
- a CDS encoding FeoB-associated Cys-rich membrane protein; this encodes MNFDLLVTLGVIVVAGVYLASRFRKKSGGCCGCSGCSGEIQPRPDGSCPSRKD
- a CDS encoding ferrous iron transport protein A produces the protein MFLSIPLRHMQENQSGTILSVSATGELGRRIRDMGLVPGTAVTIVGRAPLKDPVALRLRDFTLTLRNNEADLITVRVGENGETLQ